AGCGCTATTTGCAACGTTAAATAGCGCTTTTTCAAAACTTCTCTTCTCAAAGACATACCCTTCAAAAAAGCCATTTGTCATCAAAAGCCCCATGCAATAGAGATTCACAGCGGAAAAACCGTACCATTAACGATGTTTACCCTGCTTTACACCTCATTTTCGTTACAAAAGACCAAATAACTGTTCACAAAACAACGATTTTGATGATAAAAAGATGACCACGCCTATAAATCTATGTTAGTTTCCAAATCCCGTATTATTAATGAATACTCGAATAACATGGCAAAAGCCGAACAGTTCATTAATAAATACTATAAATACAATGAGTTAAATATTAAGTTTTTAAGTTATCAATCATACGCTCTCGTTCTTTGCGTATAGTTAATGGGAATACAACATGCAATCCTCTGATAAAACACAGCAAGGCCGTACTTTCCTCGGTCATCCCTATCCGCTCGGGTCTTTATTCTTTACCGAGATGTGGGAACGCTTCTCCTTTTACGGGATCCGCCCGCTACTTATCCTGTTTATGGCCGCCAGTGTTTATGAAGGCGGAATGGGCATTCCTCGTGAACAAGCCTCGGCTATCGTTGGTATTTTCGCCGGTAGCATGTATCTGGCGGCGCTGCCGGGCGGTTGGTTAGCCGACAACTGGTTAGGCCAGCGTAGAGCTGTTTGGTACGGTTCGATTCTCATTGCGCTTGGTCATTTAGCCATTGCGCTTTCCGCGCTTTGGGGCAATACCCTATTCTTCGTGGGTCTGCTGCTTATCGTTCTGGGAACCGGTTTATTTAAAACCTGTATTTCGGTCATGGTGGGCACCCTCTATAAAGACGGTGACACTCGCCGCGATGGCGGATTCTCGCTCTTTTATATGGGAATTAACCTAGGCTCATTCATTGCGCCGCTGGTAACCGGTTTACTCGTAGGTGAAAAAGGCTGGCATTGGGGCTTCGGTATTGGCGGTCTAGGCATGCTGGTTGCGTTGCTGATTTTCCGCTTCTTCGCGGTACCTTCCATGCGCCGCTACGATCGTGAAGTCGGTTTGGGATCTAGCTGGAATCATGCCGTTGTTGAACGCAAAAACGTTGGCCGCTGGATTTCTGTTTTGGCCGTGATTGCCATCGTTTTGATTGGCCTGCTGGCAAACGATGTCATTCCAATTAATCCCGTCTTAATTGCCAGCGTGATGGTATACGTTATCGCCGCTTCCGTGACGCTGTACTTTGTCTATCTGTTCGCCTTTGCGGGATTAGCATCGGAAGAGCGTGTTCGTTTGCTGGTCTGCTTTATTTTGCTGGTTTCTGCGGCCTTCTTCTGGTCTGCGTTTGAACAGAAGCCGACCTCATTCAACCTGTTTGCCAATGATTATACCCAGCGCCAGTTTGGTGACTTTGAAATCCCAACCGTATGGTTCCAGTCGCTGAACGCCCTGTTTATCATCATCCTTGCACCGCTGTTTAGCTGGTTATGGCCTGCACTGGGCCGCCGCCAGATGCAGCCAAGCAGTATGGTGAAATTTGTTATCGGTATTCTTTTTGCCGCCGCAGGGTTTGGCATCATGATTTTGGCCGCGCAGGATGTATTGGCCAGTAGCCAATCTGTATCGCCGTTCTGGCTAGTGGGGAGCATTCTGCTGTTAACGCTGGGTGAACTTTGCCTAAGTCCAATCGGGCTGGCGACCATGACATTACTGGCTCCCGATCGAATGCGTGGACAGGTGATGGGGCTGTGGTTCTGTGCTAGCTCTCTGGGTAACCTTGCTGCTGGCTTGATCGGCGGTCAGGTTAAAGCGGACCAGCTTGATATGCTACCTGACCTATTTGCTCGCTGCTCCATCGCTCTGGTCATTTGCGCCGCAGTACTAACGCTGTTGATTTACCCTGTACGCCGCATGATGAAAAACGTCGAAATCTAATATCGATCGCTTTTCAATCGGTTGAGATCCCAAGGCACCCTTTATGGGTGCCTTGCTGTATCTGCGACCACGATCGCAATCACATCCCAACACCCTATTTCCTTAGATTTACATTTGTCATACTAAAAACATGGTAAAATGCGCCAGCTTTAGGCGCTGAGCCTTCCTAAGCTGTATTTTGGAAAAAGAATCTCTTTGTCAGTGTGAACATCAATAAGCGATAAATTGATGTGCGGTTATCCCCGAAACTTCGTTCCATTTAGCATACAATGAATGGACTGGTATTAAGTGTTTTTGAGCGGATATCGTACGCGGTTATTAAGGTAGAGTAATGGAAGTAATCAAAGAGATCCTACACGCACTGTGGGAACAAGATTTCAGTGTGCTAAGCGATCCCAAAATGATTTGGGCAATTTACGGTATTTTGTTCACTACGCTGCTACTGGAAAATGGGCTTCTTCCTGCCGCATTTTTGCCGGGTGACAGCCTGCTATTACTGGCTGGTGCATTAATCGCCAAAGGCGTTCTGCCCTTTTTCCCCACTCTCAGCGTCTTAATCATCGCATCAAGTCTCGGGTGTTGGATGAGTTATATCCAAGGGCGTTGGCTTGGCGATACTAAATTGGTGCAAGGATGGCTAGTACAGCTTCCGGCGCATTATCACCAGCGCGCTTACCATATGTTCCACAAGCACGGATTAGTTGCTCTACTCGTTGGCCGCTTTTTGGCATTCGTGCGCACCATTTTGCCTACCATTGCAGGTATATCTGGCTTAAAGAACGCGCGATTCCAAGTGTTCAACTGGCTCAGTGCGCTGCTGTGGGTTTGCTCTGTCACCGGCGTGGGATTAGCCATCAGCTACATTCCGTTTGTTAAACGCCATGAAGATCAGGTGATGACCTGTTTGATGATTTTACCGATTGTGCTGTTAATAAGCGGGTTGGTAGGAACGATCGTGGTGGTTATACGTAAAAAGCGCCAAACACCGGCTCAATAAATTACGCATTTTGTCCTGTAAGACATCAGCTTCAGCTGTCTTACAGGACGAAATACAACTCAGAAACCTTCGTAACGCAGTAACTCCGCTTTTAATTCCGCGTATGGCGCGAAGAGTTTGGCTGCCGGAATTGATCGCTCCCCCTGTTCGCCTACAACGATCAACGCGGGAACACCGTTAATATTATGTCTATCTAACAATGTTTGCGTTTCACGCAGGCTATGTTCGTAACGGCGCAATAGCTCTTCGGTTGGACGCGCCACCGCTAACGCTTCGGTCTCAAACCCTTCACGTTCCAGAATTTCAACCACGCTTTTAGTGCTTGTGTTATCAAGCCCCTCAACGTATCGTGCCTTTTGCAATGTTTTAAGCACATCACCTGCGCGCTCTGGCTCAATTGTACCGGCGGCAATCATCGCTAGCGTTGACGCAAAGGAGTCAAATACCCCCCCCTGATTCAAAACGTTTTCTCGATACGCCTCGCTAAATACCTGACCCGTTGATGACTCAATGCGCATGTCATTTTGCCATGCATATTGGGCAAACTCAGGCGTCATGTCACGCGCACCTTCACGTGCAAAAAGCCCAGTGGGACGAAATGTTACGTGAAAATCGTTATCCTTCACCAGTTGGCTAATTTTCGGTGAAGCACCGTAGCACCAGCCGCAAAGCGGATCAAAAAGATAAATGAGTTCTCGAATCTTCATCAGCACTCCTTGGTGTTGTTCAGCTCGTAGCACCATTGATACTGCGATAAGCATAATGTGTGTTGGTGGTTCTGCCAAACTGCGGCAGAACGACATAACCTAAGTCTGGCTCAAAATCAGAGACTTGCCACCTTATTCCATTCAACCATCATCGACCAGACATGAAATGATGTTAAAGTTCGACGCTGCGAATGCTTTTGTTACGGCGCGATTTTTTAGGTTTGATATCCGGATCTGAGTAGTATGACCACAAGAACAGCAATATCCCGCCCGCGGCTAAACCAGCGCCTACCCAACCGGTAGATGACCAGCCAAAACCGGCGGCAATGCTTACGCCGCCTAACCAAGCACCTAATGCATTAGCAATATTGAACGCGGAATGATTCAAGGCTGCAGCCAGCGTTTGTGCATCTTCAGCGACGTCCATCAGACGAGTTTGTAAAGCCGGAACTAGGGCAAAACTGCCTCCGGTGAGCAGCACAACCAATATCGTCGCCCACGCGATATCCGCCACCAGATAGAACGTCGTCAGGATAACCACGTTCCAAATCAATACGCCAACAATCGTGCCCATCAAAGAACGGTCTGCCAAGCGAGAACCAAAGATATTCCCTAAAATCATACCAACGCCAAACACAATCAGCACCAGAGGTACACTCGACGGTGACAGGCCTGTTTGATGAATAAGCGTAGGGGCGATGTAACTGAAAACTGCAAAGAGGCCACCAGAGCCAACTGCAGCAATACCGAGCGTGAGCCAAACCTGCTTACGTTTTAGTGCACCCAACTCACGCAGCGGGCTTGCACCTTCTTCAACCTTATCTTTTGGCAGCCATAACATGACGAGCAGCGCCGTTAGTGCCCCAATCACACCCACCATAACAAACGCCGCACGCCAGCCCATCAACTGGCCAATCCATGTTGCCAAAGGCGAGCCTAACAGCGTAGCCAACGTTAGGCCCAGCATTACGCGTCCCACCGCTTTCGCGCGTTGCCCCACGCCCGCCATCGATGCGGCCACCAGCGATGCCACACCAAAATAGGCCCCGTGCGGTAATCCGCTGATAAAGCGAAACACCATCAGATTTCCGTAGCTAGAACTCAGTGCGCTAGCAATATTGCCAACGGCAAACAGCACCATCAACAGGAGTAATAGCGTCCGGCGAGAAAGCCTCGCGGCCAAAGTCGCAATCACCGGAGCACCAATCACCACGCCCAGCGCATAAATGCTGATCACGTGCCCCGCCTGCGGAATAGAGATGACTAAATCCTTTGCGACATTCGGCAGTAATCCCATAATGGCAAACTCGCCGGTACCAATGCCAAAACCACCAACGGCCAGTGCGAGCTCTGCCCCGCGCCGATGAGCAATGGGTGATGGTGCCGCTGACGGCGTTGATGTAGACATGGCTACCCTTAATATCTGAAGAATCTCTGACGTTGAATACGCAAGAAATAGTGACTTGAATCACATAATAAATGAGGTGAGCAGGATACCGAAGCTCACATTAAGCAGCCACTACTTTGTTAATTTTTCGTTTAAATCAGAATAGATATTGAACACTGTTCGGTTAAATAGAGACAAAAAAAAGCCCACGGGATAACTCCCATGGGCTTTTTCATCGCATGATGCTTAGAACAGCGTGAATGCGATCATTCCGACAACGCCACCCACGGTGCCCAGAAT
This is a stretch of genomic DNA from Hafnia alvei. It encodes these proteins:
- a CDS encoding MFS transporter; this translates as MSTSTPSAAPSPIAHRRGAELALAVGGFGIGTGEFAIMGLLPNVAKDLVISIPQAGHVISIYALGVVIGAPVIATLAARLSRRTLLLLLMVLFAVGNIASALSSSYGNLMVFRFISGLPHGAYFGVASLVAASMAGVGQRAKAVGRVMLGLTLATLLGSPLATWIGQLMGWRAAFVMVGVIGALTALLVMLWLPKDKVEEGASPLRELGALKRKQVWLTLGIAAVGSGGLFAVFSYIAPTLIHQTGLSPSSVPLVLIVFGVGMILGNIFGSRLADRSLMGTIVGVLIWNVVILTTFYLVADIAWATILVVLLTGGSFALVPALQTRLMDVAEDAQTLAAALNHSAFNIANALGAWLGGVSIAAGFGWSSTGWVGAGLAAGGILLFLWSYYSDPDIKPKKSRRNKSIRSVEL
- a CDS encoding peptide MFS transporter, with protein sequence MQSSDKTQQGRTFLGHPYPLGSLFFTEMWERFSFYGIRPLLILFMAASVYEGGMGIPREQASAIVGIFAGSMYLAALPGGWLADNWLGQRRAVWYGSILIALGHLAIALSALWGNTLFFVGLLLIVLGTGLFKTCISVMVGTLYKDGDTRRDGGFSLFYMGINLGSFIAPLVTGLLVGEKGWHWGFGIGGLGMLVALLIFRFFAVPSMRRYDREVGLGSSWNHAVVERKNVGRWISVLAVIAIVLIGLLANDVIPINPVLIASVMVYVIAASVTLYFVYLFAFAGLASEERVRLLVCFILLVSAAFFWSAFEQKPTSFNLFANDYTQRQFGDFEIPTVWFQSLNALFIIILAPLFSWLWPALGRRQMQPSSMVKFVIGILFAAAGFGIMILAAQDVLASSQSVSPFWLVGSILLLTLGELCLSPIGLATMTLLAPDRMRGQVMGLWFCASSLGNLAAGLIGGQVKADQLDMLPDLFARCSIALVICAAVLTLLIYPVRRMMKNVEI
- a CDS encoding DedA family protein, which gives rise to MEVIKEILHALWEQDFSVLSDPKMIWAIYGILFTTLLLENGLLPAAFLPGDSLLLLAGALIAKGVLPFFPTLSVLIIASSLGCWMSYIQGRWLGDTKLVQGWLVQLPAHYHQRAYHMFHKHGLVALLVGRFLAFVRTILPTIAGISGLKNARFQVFNWLSALLWVCSVTGVGLAISYIPFVKRHEDQVMTCLMILPIVLLISGLVGTIVVVIRKKRQTPAQ
- a CDS encoding DsbA family protein; protein product: MKIRELIYLFDPLCGWCYGASPKISQLVKDNDFHVTFRPTGLFAREGARDMTPEFAQYAWQNDMRIESSTGQVFSEAYRENVLNQGGVFDSFASTLAMIAAGTIEPERAGDVLKTLQKARYVEGLDNTSTKSVVEILEREGFETEALAVARPTEELLRRYEHSLRETQTLLDRHNINGVPALIVVGEQGERSIPAAKLFAPYAELKAELLRYEGF